Proteins from one uncultured Fibrobacter sp. genomic window:
- the bioB gene encoding biotin synthase BioB, which yields MSFVQDLKEKVLAGYEINREEAIRLLDADLKKLCDAANEIREKFHGNNFDFCSIVNARSGRCSENCKYCAQSSYYHTGAPEYKLLSADEIVADAKKKEAAGIPRYSIVTSGRTLSNRDVEQISEAIRRLKKETKLSVCLSAGLLNREQFNKLKEAGLTRFHNNLETYRRHFPDVCTTHTYDDKIGALQNALAAGLEICSGGIMGLGETMEDRIDMCLDLRKLGVKSTPVNVLNAIPGTPYENLPKLTNDEFCRIVAIYRFINPKAFIRLAGGRGVLGDDGKRAFKSGANAAITDDMLTTAGVNSCKDFELVKGLGFKPHGFLI from the coding sequence ATGTCCTTCGTACAAGACCTCAAGGAAAAAGTCCTAGCAGGTTACGAAATCAACCGCGAAGAGGCAATCCGCTTGCTGGATGCCGACCTCAAGAAACTCTGCGATGCCGCCAACGAAATCCGCGAAAAGTTCCACGGCAACAATTTTGACTTCTGCTCCATCGTGAACGCGCGCAGCGGGCGCTGCTCCGAAAACTGCAAGTACTGTGCCCAGAGCAGTTACTACCATACCGGCGCCCCCGAATACAAATTGCTCAGCGCCGACGAAATCGTGGCAGACGCGAAGAAGAAAGAAGCCGCAGGCATCCCGCGTTACTCTATCGTCACATCGGGCCGTACGCTTTCGAACCGCGACGTAGAACAGATTAGTGAAGCCATCCGCAGGCTCAAAAAAGAAACCAAGCTTTCCGTGTGCCTTTCGGCTGGGCTCTTGAACAGGGAACAGTTCAACAAACTGAAAGAAGCCGGCCTCACCCGCTTCCACAACAACCTGGAAACTTACCGCAGGCACTTCCCCGACGTATGCACCACGCACACCTACGACGACAAGATTGGCGCTCTCCAGAACGCCCTTGCCGCAGGGCTCGAGATTTGCAGCGGAGGCATCATGGGCCTCGGCGAGACCATGGAAGACCGCATCGACATGTGCCTCGACCTGCGTAAGCTCGGCGTCAAGTCCACTCCGGTGAACGTGCTGAACGCCATCCCAGGCACGCCGTACGAGAACCTCCCGAAGCTCACGAACGACGAGTTCTGCCGCATCGTGGCCATTTACCGATTCATCAATCCGAAGGCGTTCATCCGCCTCGCAGGTGGCCGCGGCGTACTCGGCGACGACGGTAAACGCGCATTCAAGAGCGGCGCCAACGCAGCCATTACCGACGACATGCTCACCACCGCAGGCGTCAACAGTTGCAAGGATTTCGAACTCGTAAAGGGACTCGGATTCAAGCCGCACGGATTTCTGATATAG